The sequence ATTCTCCCCTTTTTTCAAGGCTCTGTAAAGGACCAGAGCTGCCTCTCTTTCTTCGCTATTCAGGTATACGTTTCTTGAGCTCATAGCAAGGCCGTCCTCTTCCCTTACTACGGGCCCTACAATTATTTCCACAGGAAGATTCAGGTCCTTTACCATCTTCTTTATAACGGCTGCCTGCTGGGCATCTTTTTGCCCGAAAACGGCTATATCGGGCTGAACGATATTGAACAGTTTCATAACCACCGTGGCAACTCCGGTGAAATGCCCCGGCCTGTAAGCCCCACACATAACTTCGGTTAAACCCTTTACCTCTACTGTGGCGAGCTGCTCTTCAGGATACATCTCCTCCACATCCGGAGCAAAAACAAGGTCAACCCCTTCCCGCTCAAGCAGCATTATATCCCTGTTCAGGTCTCGGGGATACTCCTTCAGGTCCTCTGAAGGGCCGAACTGAAGCGGGTTAACAAAA is a genomic window of Koleobacter methoxysyntrophicus containing:
- the panC gene encoding pantoate--beta-alanine ligase, producing MKVIKSIPEVREAVKCAKKEGKTIALVPTMGYLHEGHISLVRIAGERGNFVVVSIFVNPLQFGPSEDLKEYPRDLNRDIMLLEREGVDLVFAPDVEEMYPEEQLATVEVKGLTEVMCGAYRPGHFTGVATVVMKLFNIVQPDIAVFGQKDAQQAAVIKKMVKDLNLPVEIIVGPVVREEDGLAMSSRNVYLNSEEREAALVLYRALKKGENLLDGGVRSAKTVIESIEKEFEKEPLARLQYVYICHPETLKEIINIEKGAMIAVAAFIGKTRLIDNILWEG